In Meleagris gallopavo isolate NT-WF06-2002-E0010 breed Aviagen turkey brand Nicholas breeding stock chromosome 6, Turkey_5.1, whole genome shotgun sequence, the genomic stretch TTTCATAAGCAGTTGTTTCCagtccttctcttttcttttctgccctGGCCCTGTGGCTGCATTGTGATGTTATGAGACAGCTGCTAGGATTGCAAAGCAGCACTCCTCTCTTGGCAGGTCCCATAAGAGCCTGATCAGAAGAGTCATTATCTAGTatctgccagcagctccaggaagaaagaaatggaatttgGGACTCCCTGAAGGTGTCTGAATTAAGGGAAATGCAGCCTTCAGGTGCCTATTATGTATAATCATATAACCAAGGGTTAATTAGAAAAGCCCCTGTGGTATTTCAGAGGTTTGAGGAAGCTCTTAAAGCTGAGCAAGCCAGGCTTTGGGATGGAGATGGAAGTCATAACAAGTAGTCCTGCAGGGCTTTTGCAGCCCTAAGTGACTCCCACTTTCACTGGCTTTGCTTGCTATTTTATAAGCTGTGATGCAGATGTTAAAGCAAGAGTAAGAAAGTAATGCCTGTTAAGGTTTGCAGCAATTTGCAGAGTCACCAAGTAATTGAATCTGAAGTAGATTAGAATATTTATAGACCAAATGCTAGCATGTATACCAGTACATATACAAGACTGTATAAATAGTCATGATAGTAACTAATTTGTCACATACTTGGCATAGGGTGCATGTTTGTACAGATTACTCACAATTGCCAAGCTTCAAGTTAGCTTAAACAACACTGGATGTGTTAAAAGAATGGCTGAGGTTACACAGAGATTTTCCTTCACTGACTTGTGATGATAACTCACCATGAGTAGCCTTGTGCAATTATACCATAGCCTCTGGTACACATCAGTTTTTGGATAGCTGATCAGAAGAGCGGATCAGACTCTTCTGATCAGCTATCCAAAAGCTGATAATGTTAGCAATGCTGATTATATTCTTGAAAACAGAtgtgaaataataaaatctgcataaaaagaaatatcacattttttttgcaggaaaatactCCAGTAAAACTGTTAGGAAAGGAAATTGCAaggctgtatttcagaaaaagatcattttctttctttctttttctttttcttttttaataatctaTTCAGAAAGTCCCCAGATCATTTGCCAAACATAATATAATTCgaacagcaccaagcacatAAGTTATCCCTGCCTTGCCTCTAGCTGCTGTCCCAGGATGGTATAAACCTGATGAAATTTGCAGCCTTAGGCACATGTCTTGGATAACCCGATGAAATTAGTCCAAGTATTTCCAACAAAAATCTAAAGCTTCTGGAAAGTTACTTCATGCATTGATATAGTCCTGTGGAAGGCTCTACAATAAAaactacattttcattttgataaaatataaacttttccatattttcatcTGCCTGTGTAGGTAGAAAGTTAGTTTCACTGGAACTATGTTTCCAAATTTGGGGAAAACTTTATTTGTACAATACCAGAAATAAGACTCATCCTCATTAATTGAGTGTTTATCAATCACAAATTTATAAGCTTTTGAgatttgatatttaaaaaataaataaatgaccaAGTAACTTAGTTTGAGctctttatttgttttctgagttctAATCGGtaagaaaaacagttattttccttcaatttcTCATTTGAGATGCACGTTAATAAGAAGTTCAGACTGCAGTATGGGCTGTCCTCAACAAATTGCCCTTTGNNNNNNNNNNNNNNNNNNNNNNNNNNNNNNNNNNNNNNNNNNNNNNNNNNNNNNNNNNNNNNNNNNNNNNNNNNNNNNNNNNNNNNNNNNNNNNNNNNNNGTGGTAGTGGCAGCGGCAGCGCGCTGTCACCTCGCCGCCCGGCGATGGGGAATGGACTCTCGGATCAGACGCCGATCCTGTCCAGCCTGCCTTCTTTTCAGTGCTTCCATATCGTGATCTTGGGGCTGGATTCCGCTGGGAAGACGACCGTGCTGTACAGGCTGCAGTTCAATGAGTTCGTCAACACCGTCCCCACGAAAGGGTTTAATACGGAGAAAATCAAAGTGACGCTGGGCAACTCGAAAACGGTCACGTTCCACTTCTGGGATGTGGGCGGCCAGGAGAAGCTGCGGCCGCTGTGGAAGTCGTACACGAGGTGCACCGATGGTATTGTGTTTGTGGTGGACTCTGTCGACGTCGAGAGAATGGAGGAGGCCAAAACGGAACTTCACAAAATCACGCGGATATCTGAAAATCAAGGAGTGCCTGTCCTTATAGTCGCTAACAAGCAGGACTTgagaaactctctctctctttctgaaatCGAGAAGATGTTAGCGATGAGCGAGCTGAGTTCTTCGACTCCCTGGCATTTGCAGCCAACCTGTGCAATCATCGGAGATGGACTCAAAGAGGGACTGGAAAAGCTATACGATATGATAATTAAGCGAAGGAAAATGTTGaggcagcagaaaaagaagagatgagTTCTGTTTTGACCTTTCTATTTTAGAGTAGTTACGTGGTCAAAATTTGACATAAGACAGCTTCCAAACCCAGGCCTGCTTGTTTGGATGCCGTTAAGCTTAGTTACGTTGAACAATCAGTTGCACAACCTTGCCTTGTGGAAGGCAGTGTGCTCAtggaacttttattttttaaatagtctcTTCTGAGTTTATGGCTCTGCATTATTTCAGAAGCCCTAATAGATGATGTAATACTATCAGGaaatggatggatgggtgggtATATGTGACATGGATGTCTGAATAGCCAAATAAGACGAAGGTTTTCTGCTTAGTGTTGTACTCCTACGTTTGAGGGTGCCTCTGCAAGCGATTTGCATTGAAggtg encodes the following:
- the ARL4A gene encoding ADP-ribosylation factor-like protein 4A, with the translated sequence MGNGLSDQTPILSSLPSFQCFHIVILGLDSAGKTTVLYRLQFNEFVNTVPTKGFNTEKIKVTLGNSKTVTFHFWDVGGQEKLRPLWKSYTRCTDGIVFVVDSVDVERMEEAKTELHKITRISENQGVPVLIVANKQDLRNSLSLSEIEKMLAMSELSSSTPWHLQPTCAIIGDGLKEGLEKLYDMIIKRRKMLRQQKKKR